One window from the genome of Dolosigranulum savutiense encodes:
- the pepV gene encoding dipeptidase PepV: MVESTVNWKEQAQKYQEAFLEDLKDLLRIDSVRKDDEATDEFPVGPGPAIALKKVLELGERDGFKTEQFENWAGHIEYGEGDEILGILGHVDVVPVGTGWDTDPFEPVIKDGRLYARGASDDKGPTMAAYYALKMIKDLDLPISKKARVIIGTDEESDWQGISHYLEVAEEPDFGFSPDATFPIINGEKGNHTIELEFAGTNEGGVQLVSFDSGLRANMVPQDAEAVVFAEKADLLKEQFNAYLDSTDAKIRGEALVKDNKVELKVVGQAAHGSKPQSGVNAATYLADFLTSVDLAGGAKTFVHVAKTYLHENPFGKKIGVDHEDDVMGKLTLNSGIYDFKDGETATININMRYPQGTTPEAIEEQFNQALADEDVKVVPQPGGKGPHYVPKDDPLVKTLLDVYARQTGLEAHEQVIGGGTYGRLMSRGVAYGAMFPDSIDTMHQANEFMAIDDLMNAMAIYAEAIYELLK; encoded by the coding sequence ATGGTTGAATCAACAGTGAACTGGAAAGAGCAGGCACAGAAGTATCAAGAAGCGTTCTTGGAAGATTTGAAGGATCTATTGCGAATTGATTCGGTGCGTAAGGATGATGAAGCAACGGATGAATTCCCGGTAGGACCAGGACCAGCTATTGCGCTGAAGAAGGTGTTGGAGCTAGGTGAACGTGATGGCTTCAAGACAGAACAATTCGAGAACTGGGCCGGACATATCGAATATGGTGAAGGGGATGAGATTCTTGGGATTCTCGGACACGTCGATGTGGTCCCAGTTGGCACAGGTTGGGATACGGATCCGTTCGAGCCAGTGATTAAGGATGGGCGTCTATATGCACGTGGCGCTAGCGATGATAAGGGACCAACTATGGCAGCTTATTATGCGCTGAAGATGATTAAAGATCTGGACTTACCTATCTCGAAGAAAGCACGGGTTATTATTGGAACTGATGAAGAGAGTGATTGGCAAGGAATCAGTCACTATCTAGAAGTGGCGGAAGAGCCAGACTTTGGGTTCTCACCGGATGCGACATTCCCGATTATTAATGGGGAAAAAGGGAACCATACGATTGAATTAGAATTTGCAGGAACGAATGAAGGTGGCGTTCAGTTGGTTTCGTTCGATTCTGGTCTTCGTGCGAACATGGTACCTCAAGATGCTGAAGCAGTTGTCTTTGCTGAGAAAGCGGACTTGCTGAAAGAACAGTTCAACGCGTACTTAGACAGCACAGATGCTAAAATTCGCGGAGAAGCTTTAGTTAAGGATAATAAAGTCGAACTGAAGGTAGTCGGTCAGGCAGCTCACGGCTCTAAACCGCAAAGTGGTGTGAATGCTGCGACCTACTTAGCAGACTTCTTAACATCCGTAGATTTAGCGGGTGGTGCGAAGACATTTGTTCATGTAGCGAAAACGTACTTGCATGAGAATCCGTTCGGTAAGAAGATTGGTGTGGACCATGAAGATGATGTGATGGGCAAATTGACCTTGAACTCTGGTATTTATGACTTCAAAGATGGGGAAACAGCAACGATTAATATCAATATGCGTTACCCACAAGGCACGACACCAGAAGCGATTGAAGAGCAGTTCAATCAAGCGTTAGCTGATGAAGATGTGAAAGTTGTGCCACAACCCGGTGGAAAAGGGCCACATTACGTACCAAAAGATGATCCATTGGTAAAAACGTTACTTGATGTTTATGCACGTCAGACAGGTCTGGAGGCACATGAGCAAGTCATCGGTGGTGGGACATACGGACGTTTGATGAGCCGAGGAGTTGCGTACGGTGCGATGTTCCCAGATAGTATCGATACAATGCACCAAGCCAATGAGTTTATGGCAATTGATGACTTAATGAACGCTATGGCAATTTATGCGGAAGCAATTTATGAATTATTGAAATAA
- a CDS encoding NAD(P)H-hydrate dehydratase codes for MREVTSELVRAWLPEREDNSYKGTYGRVLLIGGSSQMTGAIILAARACVHAGAGLTTVATHLSGFSAVHSDQPEIMCVDMHDTDALTEQINAADTILIGPGLGRSPQAKAVFQHTWETVSSHQTFIIDADGLYYYAQLDHQAHPAQLILTPHLGEWERITGFAPDAQDLSQNKTWRDQLDATIVLKQHRTEVYCSDHIWMNTAGNPGMATGGMGDTLAGMIAGLSGQYNQLNRAVLSAVFLHSTIGDELYRTQYVVLPSRLIDAIPETMRSLHVSSTTVKPANYSLWSETPR; via the coding sequence ATGCGAGAGGTTACAAGTGAATTAGTACGGGCATGGTTGCCGGAGCGTGAGGATAATAGTTATAAAGGAACGTATGGGCGGGTGTTATTAATCGGCGGCTCGTCTCAGATGACGGGAGCAATTATTCTAGCAGCGCGCGCATGTGTACACGCTGGAGCAGGTCTGACTACCGTAGCAACTCACTTGAGCGGCTTCAGCGCCGTTCATAGCGACCAACCAGAGATCATGTGCGTAGACATGCATGATACGGACGCCTTAACCGAACAAATCAACGCCGCAGATACCATCTTAATCGGCCCAGGTCTAGGTCGCAGTCCGCAAGCCAAAGCCGTTTTCCAACACACGTGGGAGACCGTCTCTAGCCACCAAACATTCATTATCGATGCAGATGGGCTCTACTATTATGCGCAATTAGACCATCAAGCGCATCCCGCTCAACTCATTCTCACACCACATCTAGGCGAATGGGAACGCATCACGGGATTTGCCCCCGATGCACAAGACCTTTCACAGAACAAAACCTGGCGCGATCAACTTGACGCTACAATTGTCTTGAAGCAACACCGAACCGAAGTTTATTGTTCAGATCACATCTGGATGAACACAGCGGGCAATCCTGGGATGGCAACGGGTGGTATGGGCGATACATTGGCCGGGATGATTGCCGGATTATCCGGCCAATACAACCAACTGAACCGAGCCGTCTTAAGTGCCGTCTTCTTACACAGCACTATTGGAGATGAACTCTATCGCACACAATATGTCGTCTTACCATCACGCTTAATTGATGCAATCCCTGAGACCATGCGTTCTTTGCATGTATCATCCACAACGGTCAAACCAGCGAATTATTCACTCTGGTCAGAAACACCCCGCTAA